From a single Serratia surfactantfaciens genomic region:
- a CDS encoding YcgN family cysteine cluster protein — protein MSQLAFWQQKTLAEMSEQEWESLCDGCGQCCLNKLIDEDTDEIYFTNVACNQLNIKSCQCRNYERRFELEEDCIKLTRENLTTFDWLPPTCAYRLIGEGKPLFPWHPLLSGSKAAMHGERITVRHIAVRESEVVDWQDHILNKPDWAR, from the coding sequence ATGTCACAACTCGCTTTTTGGCAACAGAAAACGCTGGCGGAAATGTCAGAACAAGAGTGGGAGTCGTTGTGCGACGGGTGCGGGCAATGCTGTTTGAATAAGCTGATCGACGAAGATACCGACGAGATTTATTTTACCAACGTAGCCTGCAACCAGCTCAACATCAAATCCTGCCAATGCCGCAACTACGAGCGGCGCTTCGAGCTGGAAGAAGACTGCATCAAACTGACGCGCGAGAACCTCACCACCTTCGATTGGCTGCCACCTACCTGCGCCTACCGTCTGATTGGCGAAGGTAAACCGCTGTTCCCCTGGCACCCGTTGCTGAGCGGCTCCAAGGCGGCGATGCACGGCGAGCGCATCACGGTGCGGCATATCGCGGTGCGTGAGAGCGAAGTGGTGGACTGGCAGGACCATATCCTCAACAAGCCGGACTGGGCCAGGTAA
- a CDS encoding fumarylacetoacetate hydrolase family protein, translating into MYQHRDWQGSLLDFPVNKVVCVGSNYADHIKEMGSAVSVEPVVFIKPETALCDIRQPVAIPKEFGSVHHEVELAVLIGTPLKQANEDRVARAIAGYGVALDLTLRDLQAGFKKAGQPWEKAKAFDGSCPMSGFIPVAEFGDPQNAELSLTVNDQLRQQGNTRDMITPILPLISYMSRFFTLRAGDIILTGTPQGVGPMASGDMLKISLNGKTLSTRVI; encoded by the coding sequence ATGTATCAACATAGAGACTGGCAGGGTTCGTTGCTCGATTTCCCGGTGAACAAGGTGGTTTGCGTCGGCAGCAACTACGCCGATCACATCAAGGAAATGGGCAGCGCGGTTTCCGTCGAGCCGGTGGTGTTTATCAAACCGGAAACGGCGCTGTGCGATATCCGCCAGCCGGTGGCCATCCCTAAAGAGTTCGGTTCAGTGCACCATGAGGTCGAGCTGGCGGTGCTGATCGGCACGCCGCTGAAACAGGCCAACGAAGACCGCGTGGCGCGGGCGATCGCCGGTTACGGCGTGGCGCTCGATCTGACGCTGCGCGATCTGCAGGCGGGCTTTAAAAAAGCCGGTCAGCCGTGGGAAAAGGCCAAGGCCTTCGACGGTTCCTGCCCGATGTCGGGATTTATCCCGGTAGCCGAGTTCGGCGATCCGCAAAACGCCGAGCTGTCGTTGACCGTTAACGACCAGCTGCGCCAGCAGGGCAATACGCGTGACATGATCACGCCGATCCTGCCGCTTATCAGCTACATGAGCCGTTTCTTCACGCTGCGCGCCGGCGACATCATTCTGACCGGCACGCCGCAGGGCGTGGGCCCGATGGCTTCCGGCGACATGCTGAAAATCAGCCTGAACGGCAAAACCCTCAGCACCCGGGTGATCTGA
- a CDS encoding lytic murein transglycosylase: MTRSVRTTALAVWLALGGALIPGSSHAAQETTLAASGRDPAQFPAYVEQLKRRAREQGISQGTLDRAFAQIHFVDRVIKADRNQPEQKVTLDDYLRRVMSPVKVRQGRELYRQRHAQLSRASERYRVPGRYIIALWGMESAYGKIQGREDVVSALATLAFEGRREAFFSQELLAALQIIEQGHVGDASLKGSWAGAMGQCQFMPSSFLRYAADGDGDGRIDIWNNIDDVFASTASYLSKEGWQPGIGWGREVKLPAGFIRAELGLKDAQARSVNDWQQRGVRRADGSALPHAIQRGWIIAPDDLQGRTFLVYDNFRTLMHWNRSYYFAIAVGMMADAIGH; the protein is encoded by the coding sequence ATGACACGTTCAGTGAGAACAACCGCGCTGGCCGTTTGGCTGGCGCTGGGCGGTGCGCTGATACCGGGCTCGTCACACGCGGCGCAGGAGACGACGCTGGCGGCGAGCGGCCGCGATCCGGCGCAGTTTCCGGCGTATGTCGAGCAGCTTAAGCGGCGGGCGAGGGAGCAGGGCATCAGTCAGGGCACGCTCGACCGCGCTTTTGCGCAAATCCATTTCGTCGATCGGGTGATCAAGGCCGATCGCAATCAGCCGGAGCAGAAGGTAACCCTGGACGACTACCTGCGGCGGGTGATGTCGCCCGTCAAGGTGCGCCAGGGGCGCGAACTGTACCGGCAGCGCCATGCGCAATTGTCGCGGGCCAGCGAGCGTTATCGGGTGCCGGGGCGCTATATCATCGCGCTGTGGGGCATGGAGAGTGCCTATGGCAAGATTCAGGGGCGGGAAGACGTGGTGTCTGCGCTGGCGACGCTGGCGTTCGAAGGGCGCCGCGAGGCCTTTTTCAGTCAGGAGCTGCTGGCGGCGCTGCAGATAATCGAGCAGGGACACGTTGGCGATGCGTCGCTGAAAGGGTCCTGGGCCGGCGCGATGGGGCAATGCCAGTTTATGCCGAGTTCCTTCCTGCGCTATGCGGCGGATGGCGATGGTGACGGGCGCATCGATATCTGGAATAACATCGATGACGTATTTGCCTCTACCGCCAGCTATTTATCCAAAGAGGGCTGGCAGCCCGGCATCGGTTGGGGGCGCGAGGTCAAGCTGCCCGCCGGTTTCATCCGGGCCGAACTGGGGCTGAAGGATGCGCAGGCGCGCAGCGTCAACGATTGGCAACAACGCGGCGTGCGGCGTGCGGATGGCAGTGCGTTGCCGCACGCCATTCAGCGCGGCTGGATCATTGCGCCGGACGATCTGCAGGGGCGGACGTTCCTGGTCTATGATAATTTCCGCACCCTGATGCACTGGAATCGCTCTTACTATTTCGCTATCGCCGTGGGTATGATGGCGGACGCGATCGGACATTGA
- a CDS encoding YcgL domain-containing protein, whose protein sequence is MLCVIYRSPKRDQTYLYVEKKDDFSRVPEELMKSFGVPQFAMMLSLDERKKLASADIEKVKQALKDEGYYLQFPPPVENLLNQHLAGDKS, encoded by the coding sequence ATGCTTTGTGTGATCTATAGAAGCCCGAAACGCGATCAAACTTATCTTTATGTCGAAAAAAAAGACGATTTCTCTCGTGTGCCGGAAGAACTGATGAAAAGTTTCGGCGTGCCGCAATTCGCCATGATGCTTTCGCTCGATGAACGCAAGAAATTGGCTTCGGCGGATATCGAAAAGGTGAAGCAGGCGCTGAAAGACGAAGGCTATTACCTGCAGTTCCCGCCGCCGGTTGAAAATCTGCTCAACCAGCATCTGGCGGGCGACAAGTCCTGA
- the minC gene encoding septum site-determining protein MinC yields MSQSPIELKGSSFTLSVVHLHNSQPEVIRQALQEKVEQAPAFLKNAPVVINVATLDGDANWKELQQAVAAAGLRVVGISGCRDERQKRAVARAGLPLLSEGKGQKMAAPEPTPAPVAADNAPAKTRIISTPVRSGQQIYARNCDLIVTSSVSAGAELIADGNIHVYGMMRGRALAGASGDTQCQIFCTHLAAELVSIAGQYWLSDQIPSDYVGQAVRLSLLDNALTIQPLN; encoded by the coding sequence ATGTCACAATCGCCAATTGAGCTAAAAGGCAGCAGTTTTACCCTATCGGTTGTTCATTTGCATAATTCGCAGCCCGAGGTAATACGTCAGGCGTTACAAGAAAAAGTTGAGCAAGCGCCCGCTTTTCTGAAAAACGCCCCTGTTGTTATCAACGTCGCAACGCTGGATGGCGATGCGAACTGGAAAGAACTTCAACAGGCTGTCGCGGCGGCAGGTCTGCGCGTTGTGGGTATCAGCGGTTGCAGAGATGAGCGACAAAAGCGCGCGGTAGCCCGCGCCGGGCTACCGCTGCTGAGCGAAGGCAAAGGCCAGAAAATGGCGGCGCCGGAGCCTACCCCTGCGCCAGTGGCGGCGGATAACGCCCCCGCCAAAACGCGCATCATCAGCACGCCTGTCCGTTCCGGCCAACAGATTTACGCCCGCAACTGCGATCTTATCGTGACCAGCAGCGTCAGCGCCGGCGCCGAATTGATTGCCGACGGCAATATTCACGTCTATGGCATGATGCGCGGCCGCGCACTGGCAGGCGCGTCAGGCGACACGCAATGTCAGATTTTTTGCACCCACCTGGCGGCTGAGCTAGTCTCTATCGCAGGGCAGTACTGGTTGAGCGATCAAATCCCGTCCGATTACGTCGGGCAGGCCGTACGACTCAGCCTGTTGGATAACGCTTTAACCATACAACCTTTAAACTAA
- the minD gene encoding septum site-determining protein MinD, with amino-acid sequence MARIIVVTSGKGGVGKTTSSAAIATGLAQKGKKTVVIDFDIGLRNLDLIMGCERRVVYDFVNVIQGDATLNQALIKDKRTENLYILPASQTRDKDALTREGVEKVLNDLGEMDFDFVVCDSPAGIETGALMALYFADEAIITTNPEVSSVRDSDRILGILSSKSRRAEKGESPIKEHLLLTRYNPGRVSRGDMLSMEDVLEILRIPLVGVIPEDQSVLRASNQGEPVILDAESDAGKAYDDTVCRLLGEERPFRFIEEEKKGFLKRLFGG; translated from the coding sequence ATGGCACGCATTATTGTTGTTACATCGGGTAAAGGGGGCGTTGGCAAGACCACTTCGAGCGCGGCCATCGCTACCGGCCTGGCCCAGAAAGGCAAGAAAACCGTGGTGATCGATTTCGATATCGGTCTGCGTAATCTTGACCTGATTATGGGCTGCGAACGTCGGGTAGTTTATGATTTCGTGAACGTGATTCAGGGCGACGCCACGCTGAATCAGGCGTTGATCAAAGACAAACGCACTGAAAACCTCTATATCCTGCCTGCTTCGCAGACGCGCGACAAAGACGCGCTGACCCGAGAAGGCGTTGAAAAGGTCCTCAACGATCTCGGTGAGATGGATTTTGACTTCGTAGTGTGCGACTCGCCGGCCGGTATCGAAACCGGTGCGCTGATGGCGCTGTACTTCGCCGACGAAGCTATCATCACCACCAACCCGGAAGTCTCTTCGGTACGTGACTCCGACCGTATTCTGGGGATCCTTTCTTCCAAGTCGCGCCGTGCCGAGAAAGGCGAATCGCCTATCAAGGAACACCTGCTGCTGACCCGTTACAACCCGGGCCGCGTCAGCCGTGGTGACATGCTGAGCATGGAAGACGTGCTGGAGATCCTGCGCATTCCGCTGGTGGGTGTGATTCCGGAAGACCAGTCAGTGCTGCGTGCTTCCAACCAGGGTGAGCCTGTCATTCTGGATGCCGAGTCAGACGCCGGTAAGGCGTATGACGATACCGTTTGCCGCTTGTTGGGGGAAGAACGCCCATTCCGCTTCATTGAAGAAGAGAAGAAGGGTTTCCTGAAACGCCTTTTTGGGGGATAA
- the minE gene encoding cell division topological specificity factor MinE codes for MALLDFFLSRKKQTANIAKERLQIIVAERRRGDSEPPYLPDLKRDILAVICKYIQIDPEMLHVQFEQKGDDISVLELNVTLPESEEAAK; via the coding sequence ATGGCCTTATTAGACTTCTTTCTGTCCCGCAAAAAACAGACAGCCAATATAGCCAAGGAACGGCTGCAGATTATCGTCGCAGAGCGTCGTCGCGGGGACAGTGAGCCCCCGTATCTGCCTGATCTGAAACGCGATATTCTGGCGGTTATTTGCAAATACATTCAGATCGATCCTGAAATGCTGCATGTGCAGTTCGAGCAGAAAGGGGACGATATTTCGGTACTTGAACTTAACGTGACATTACCGGAATCGGAAGAAGCAGCTAAATGA
- the rnd gene encoding ribonuclease D: protein MNYQLITTDAGLQQVCEQARKHAQIALDTEFVRTRTYYPQLGLIQLYDGEQLSLIDPLPIKQWQPFVELLADTAVVKFLHAGSEDLEVFLNAFKTLPTAMVDTQILAAFTGRPLSCGFATLVAEYMKVELDKSESRTDWLARPLTERQCVYAAADVFYLLPMAKQLVQETEEAGWTAAANNECLLLCQRRSETLAPELAYREISNAWQLRPRQLGCLQKLAEWRLRQARERDLAVNFVVREENLWQVARYMPSSLGELDSLGLSGPEIRYHGKTLLALVAEAEALDEGELPAPLANLIDQPGYKKVFKDIKAAIATVSEQSGLSSELLASRRQINQLLNWHWKLKDGESRPELISGWRGDLLMAPLQEILKEY from the coding sequence TTGAATTATCAGTTGATCACTACCGATGCCGGATTGCAGCAGGTCTGCGAGCAGGCGAGAAAGCATGCCCAGATAGCGCTGGACACCGAGTTTGTCAGAACGCGCACCTACTATCCGCAGCTGGGCCTGATCCAGCTCTACGACGGTGAACAACTCTCCCTTATCGATCCTTTGCCGATCAAGCAGTGGCAGCCGTTTGTCGAGCTGTTGGCCGATACCGCCGTGGTGAAATTCCTGCATGCCGGCAGCGAAGATCTCGAAGTGTTTCTCAACGCCTTTAAAACGCTGCCGACGGCGATGGTCGATACCCAGATCCTGGCGGCCTTTACCGGTCGGCCGCTCTCCTGCGGTTTCGCGACGCTGGTGGCGGAGTACATGAAGGTTGAGCTGGACAAAAGCGAGTCGCGCACCGACTGGCTGGCGCGCCCGCTGACCGAAAGACAGTGCGTATACGCGGCGGCCGACGTGTTCTATCTGCTGCCGATGGCCAAACAGCTGGTGCAGGAGACCGAAGAGGCCGGTTGGACCGCGGCGGCCAATAACGAGTGCCTGCTGTTGTGCCAACGCCGCAGCGAGACGCTGGCGCCGGAATTGGCCTATCGTGAAATCAGCAATGCCTGGCAGCTGCGTCCGCGCCAGCTGGGTTGTCTGCAGAAGCTGGCGGAGTGGCGGTTGCGCCAGGCGCGCGAGCGCGATTTGGCGGTGAACTTCGTGGTGCGGGAGGAAAACCTGTGGCAGGTGGCGCGCTATATGCCTTCTTCGCTGGGAGAACTGGATTCGCTGGGTCTGAGCGGGCCGGAGATCCGTTATCACGGTAAAACGCTGCTGGCGCTGGTGGCCGAGGCCGAAGCCTTGGACGAAGGCGAGCTGCCGGCGCCGTTGGCCAACCTTATCGATCAGCCGGGCTACAAGAAGGTGTTTAAAGACATCAAGGCGGCGATCGCCACCGTCAGCGAGCAAAGCGGGTTGAGCAGCGAGCTGCTGGCGTCCCGTCGCCAAATTAACCAACTGCTGAACTGGCATTGGAAACTGAAGGACGGCGAGAGTCGCCCTGAATTAATCAGCGGCTGGCGTGGCGATTTATTAATGGCGCCGTTGCAGGAGATCCTGAAAGAATATTAA
- the fadD gene encoding long-chain-fatty-acid--CoA ligase FadD has translation MDKVWLKRYPADVPAEIDADRYSSLIEMFEHAVQRYADQPAFINMGEVMTFRKLEERSRAFAAYLQNELGLKKGDRVALMMPNLLQYPIALFGILRAGMVVVNVNPLYTPRELEHQLNDSGVSAIVIVSNFAHTLEKVVFNTQVKHVILTRMGDQLSAAKGTLVNFVVKYVKRLVPKYNLPDAISFRSALQRGRRLQYVKPDIINADLAFLQYTGGTTGVAKGAMLTHRNMQANLEQAKAAYSPLFREGQELVVTALPLYHIFALTVNCLLFIDLGGRNLLITNPRDIPGLVKELGKYPFTAMSGVNTLFNALLNNEDFHKLDFSTLRFSVGGGMSVQKAVAEKWEKTTGKHLLEGYGLTECAPLVAGNPYDLKHYSGSIGLPVPSTDIRLVDDNGQDVPPGEPGELWVKGPQVMLGYWQRPEATDEVLKDGWLATGDVVTVDEQGFVRIVDRKKDMILVSGFNVYPNEIEDVVSQHPKVLECAAIGVPSEVSGETVKICVVKKDASLTKEELLTHCRRHLTGYKVPKIVEFRDELPKSNVGKILRRELREEQKTPKPADAA, from the coding sequence TTGGATAAGGTCTGGTTAAAACGGTATCCGGCAGATGTGCCCGCAGAGATTGATGCCGATCGCTATTCGTCGTTGATCGAAATGTTTGAGCATGCCGTGCAGCGCTATGCCGATCAGCCCGCCTTTATCAATATGGGTGAGGTGATGACCTTCCGCAAACTGGAAGAACGCAGCCGGGCTTTCGCGGCTTACCTGCAAAATGAACTGGGCCTCAAGAAGGGCGACCGCGTCGCGCTGATGATGCCTAACCTGCTGCAATATCCCATCGCCTTGTTTGGCATTCTGCGCGCCGGTATGGTGGTGGTCAACGTCAACCCGCTGTATACCCCGCGCGAGCTGGAGCACCAGCTAAACGACAGCGGCGTCAGCGCCATCGTCATCGTGTCCAACTTCGCCCATACGCTGGAAAAAGTGGTGTTCAACACCCAGGTCAAGCACGTGATTCTGACGCGCATGGGCGATCAGCTTTCGGCTGCCAAAGGCACGCTGGTCAACTTCGTGGTCAAGTACGTCAAGCGTCTGGTGCCGAAATACAACCTGCCGGATGCCATTTCATTCCGCAGCGCGCTGCAGCGTGGCCGCCGCCTGCAGTATGTAAAACCGGACATCATTAATGCCGATCTGGCCTTCCTGCAATACACCGGCGGCACGACCGGCGTGGCGAAGGGCGCGATGCTGACGCACCGCAACATGCAGGCCAACCTCGAGCAGGCCAAAGCCGCCTATTCGCCGCTGTTCCGTGAAGGGCAGGAACTGGTGGTGACGGCGTTGCCGCTGTATCACATTTTCGCGCTGACGGTGAACTGCCTGCTGTTTATCGACCTGGGCGGGCGCAATTTGCTGATCACCAACCCGCGCGACATTCCAGGGCTGGTGAAAGAACTGGGCAAATATCCGTTCACCGCCATGAGCGGGGTGAATACGCTGTTCAACGCGTTGCTGAACAACGAAGATTTCCACAAGCTCGATTTCTCTACGCTGCGCTTCTCGGTTGGCGGCGGCATGTCGGTGCAAAAGGCGGTGGCCGAGAAATGGGAGAAAACCACCGGCAAGCATTTGCTGGAAGGTTACGGCCTGACGGAGTGCGCACCGCTGGTGGCCGGCAACCCTTACGATCTGAAACACTACAGCGGCAGCATCGGCCTGCCGGTGCCGTCGACGGATATTCGACTGGTGGATGACAACGGTCAGGATGTGCCGCCGGGTGAACCGGGCGAACTGTGGGTCAAAGGGCCACAAGTTATGTTAGGCTATTGGCAGCGCCCGGAAGCCACCGACGAAGTGCTGAAAGACGGCTGGCTGGCGACCGGCGATGTGGTTACCGTAGACGAGCAGGGGTTTGTGCGCATCGTCGACCGCAAGAAAGACATGATCCTGGTCTCTGGTTTCAACGTCTATCCGAACGAGATCGAGGATGTGGTCAGCCAGCACCCGAAAGTGCTGGAATGTGCGGCGATCGGCGTGCCCAGTGAGGTTTCCGGTGAAACGGTGAAGATCTGCGTGGTGAAGAAAGACGCCTCGCTGACCAAGGAAGAGCTGTTGACCCATTGCCGCCGTCACCTGACCGGGTATAAAGTGCCTAAAATTGTTGAGTTCCGCGATGAGCTGCCGAAGTCGAACGTCGGCAAGATATTGCGGCGAGAACTGCGCGAGGAGCAAAAAACGCCGAAGCCGGCCGATGCCGCCTAG
- a CDS encoding Slp family lipoprotein, whose product MLIRTASKKLSLLAIACGALVLTGCVTVPDAIKGSSPSPVTQLSSVQNAPNLFTGAEARFGGTVVNVANEQGRTVLEIAAVPLDSGARPILGEPSRGRLLATVNGFLEPVDFKGQLVTVVGPITGLKEGRIGMTPYRFVTMNVTGFKRWHLVQQVVMPPAPMGPWGWRGGPWGPGWGAGYGWYNPGPAQVQTIVTE is encoded by the coding sequence ATGTTAATCCGCACTGCAAGTAAAAAGCTGTCGCTGCTGGCCATCGCCTGCGGCGCGCTGGTTCTGACCGGGTGCGTCACCGTACCGGATGCGATCAAAGGCTCCAGCCCTTCGCCGGTGACTCAGCTTTCCTCGGTACAAAATGCACCGAACCTGTTTACCGGCGCGGAAGCCCGCTTCGGCGGCACCGTGGTGAACGTCGCCAACGAACAGGGGCGTACGGTGCTGGAGATCGCGGCAGTGCCGCTCGACAGCGGTGCGCGGCCGATATTGGGTGAACCCTCGCGCGGCCGCTTGCTGGCCACGGTAAACGGCTTCCTCGAGCCGGTTGATTTCAAAGGCCAACTGGTGACCGTTGTCGGCCCCATTACCGGCCTGAAAGAGGGGCGGATCGGCATGACGCCGTATCGCTTCGTGACGATGAACGTCACCGGTTTCAAACGCTGGCATCTGGTGCAGCAGGTGGTGATGCCGCCGGCGCCGATGGGGCCCTGGGGCTGGCGCGGTGGTCCGTGGGGACCCGGTTGGGGGGCTGGCTATGGCTGGTACAACCCTGGCCCGGCACAGGTGCAAACCATCGTAACCGAGTAG
- the tsaB gene encoding tRNA (adenosine(37)-N6)-threonylcarbamoyltransferase complex dimerization subunit type 1 TsaB translates to MSTRILAIDTATEACSVAVWNQGEIHALFELCPREHTQRILPMVQQVLAESGLALNQLDALAFGRGPGSFTGVRIGIGIAQGLALGADLPMIGVSTLQTMAQGAWRVSGAERVLAAIDARMGEVYWGQFERQADGRWLESEGEAVLSPVQALERAQRLQGEWAHVGTGWQTYPDLVKGSALSVRDGQMLLPQAQDMLPLALHAWQQGLAVAVENAEPTYLRNEVTWKKLPGRE, encoded by the coding sequence ATGTCCACGCGAATTTTAGCGATCGATACCGCGACGGAAGCCTGTTCCGTCGCCGTCTGGAATCAAGGCGAAATCCACGCCCTGTTTGAGCTGTGCCCACGCGAGCATACGCAACGTATTTTACCTATGGTGCAGCAGGTGCTGGCGGAATCCGGTCTGGCGCTCAACCAGCTCGATGCGCTGGCCTTCGGCCGCGGCCCCGGCAGTTTTACCGGGGTGCGCATCGGCATCGGCATCGCTCAGGGCCTGGCGCTGGGCGCCGATCTGCCGATGATTGGCGTTTCCACGCTGCAAACCATGGCGCAGGGCGCCTGGCGCGTCAGCGGCGCTGAACGCGTGCTGGCGGCGATCGATGCGCGCATGGGCGAGGTCTACTGGGGGCAGTTCGAGCGTCAGGCTGACGGCCGCTGGCTGGAAAGCGAAGGCGAGGCGGTGCTGTCGCCGGTTCAGGCGTTGGAGCGCGCGCAGCGCCTGCAGGGGGAATGGGCCCACGTCGGCACCGGCTGGCAAACCTATCCCGATCTGGTCAAGGGTTCCGCTCTGAGCGTGCGTGACGGCCAGATGCTGTTGCCGCAGGCGCAAGACATGCTGCCGCTGGCGCTGCACGCCTGGCAACAGGGGCTGGCGGTGGCGGTAGAAAACGCCGAGCCGACCTACCTGCGCAATGAAGTGACCTGGAAAAAGCTGCCGGGCCGTGAGTAA